From Streptomyces qinzhouensis, one genomic window encodes:
- a CDS encoding DUF485 domain-containing protein, with the protein MTTDAPPPPPLSKTSPGPAQPTTEQFIETQESAEFTELRHSYRSFAFPLTFAFVAWYLLYVLLSSYAGGFMGTTLFGNINVALVLGIAQFVTTFLIAWWYARHAARLLDPRAEAIKARMEGGA; encoded by the coding sequence GTGACCACCGACGCACCGCCGCCGCCACCGCTGAGCAAAACCTCCCCCGGCCCGGCACAGCCCACCACCGAACAGTTCATCGAGACCCAGGAGAGCGCGGAGTTCACCGAACTGCGCCACTCCTACCGCTCCTTCGCCTTCCCCCTGACGTTCGCCTTCGTCGCCTGGTACCTGCTCTACGTGCTGCTGTCGAGCTACGCGGGCGGCTTCATGGGCACCACGCTCTTCGGCAACATCAACGTCGCCCTCGTCCTCGGCATCGCCCAGTTCGTGACGACCTTCCTCATCGCCTGGTGGTACGCGCGGCACGCCGCCCGCCTCCTCGACCCGCGGGCCGAGGCCATCAAGGCCCGGATGGAGGGCGGCGCATGA
- a CDS encoding S8 family peptidase — protein MALPGSRRRRATALTAGLALTATLGFLPAGSASAADAAGATAAVPAVTDGPKLSYVVNVKGGHGTAKSVKKAIAAAGGTIVIAYDQIGVIVVHSQNPAFAETIRKARGVQSAGASRTAPIAPALDTAIDSERPLTAAEAKGAAAAAVDGQDPLEPLQWSLPAIKADQAHERTLGSKKVTVAVIDTGVDDTHPDLAPNFDVRASANCVTGKPDTTPGSWRPGPTESDHGTHVAGTVAAAKNGVGVTGVAPGVKVSGIKVSNPDGFFYTESVVCGFIWAAENGAEITNNSYYIDPWLFNCKDDPDQGALVEAVTRATRYAERKGSVNVAAAGNSRMDLAADSLTDTTSPNDTTPGSRVINPNECLDIPTQLPGVVTVSSLGAKGLKSSFSNYGDGVVDISAPGGDATRFQAPDGEAVDGRILSTLPGGKYGYKAGTSMASPHVAGVAALIKSKYPWAPPALVKGLLYGQADDRACTNPYDYNNDGVVDAVCEGDTRKNGFYGEGVTDALDAVRR, from the coding sequence ATGGCTCTTCCGGGATCCAGACGGCGGCGTGCGACGGCCCTGACCGCGGGTCTGGCGCTGACGGCCACCCTCGGCTTCCTTCCGGCCGGGTCCGCTTCGGCGGCCGACGCGGCCGGGGCGACGGCCGCGGTTCCGGCGGTGACCGACGGCCCCAAGCTGTCGTACGTGGTGAATGTGAAGGGCGGCCACGGCACCGCCAAGTCGGTCAAGAAGGCGATAGCCGCGGCTGGCGGCACCATCGTCATCGCCTACGACCAGATAGGCGTGATCGTCGTCCACTCGCAGAACCCGGCCTTCGCGGAGACCATCCGCAAGGCCCGGGGCGTCCAGTCGGCCGGTGCCTCCCGCACCGCCCCGATCGCCCCCGCCCTGGACACCGCGATCGACTCGGAGCGGCCGCTGACCGCCGCCGAGGCGAAGGGCGCGGCCGCAGCCGCCGTCGACGGCCAGGACCCGTTGGAGCCGCTTCAGTGGAGCCTGCCCGCCATCAAGGCGGACCAGGCCCATGAGCGCACCCTGGGCAGCAAGAAGGTCACGGTCGCCGTCATCGACACGGGTGTCGACGACACGCACCCGGACCTCGCGCCCAACTTCGACGTCCGCGCCTCGGCCAACTGCGTCACCGGCAAGCCGGACACCACCCCCGGCTCCTGGCGGCCGGGCCCGACCGAGTCGGACCACGGCACGCATGTCGCGGGCACCGTCGCCGCGGCCAAGAACGGCGTCGGCGTCACCGGTGTCGCGCCGGGCGTGAAGGTCTCCGGCATCAAGGTGTCCAACCCCGACGGCTTCTTCTACACCGAGTCCGTCGTCTGCGGCTTCATCTGGGCCGCCGAGAACGGCGCGGAGATCACCAACAACAGCTACTACATCGACCCGTGGCTGTTCAACTGCAAGGACGACCCGGACCAGGGCGCCCTGGTCGAGGCCGTCACCCGGGCCACCCGCTACGCGGAGCGCAAGGGTTCGGTGAATGTGGCCGCCGCCGGCAACTCCCGGATGGACCTGGCCGCGGACTCCCTGACGGACACCACGAGCCCCAACGACACCACTCCGGGCAGCCGGGTGATCAACCCGAACGAGTGCCTGGACATCCCCACCCAGCTTCCGGGGGTCGTGACGGTCTCCTCGCTCGGCGCCAAGGGCCTCAAGTCGTCGTTCTCGAACTACGGCGACGGTGTCGTGGACATCTCCGCGCCCGGCGGTGACGCCACCCGCTTCCAGGCTCCCGACGGGGAGGCCGTCGACGGCCGCATCCTGTCGACGCTGCCCGGCGGGAAGTACGGCTACAAGGCCGGTACGTCGATGGCCTCCCCGCATGTCGCGGGTGTCGCGGCGCTCATCAAGTCCAAGTACCCCTGGGCCCCGCCGGCGCTCGTGAAGGGGCTGCTGTACGGGCAGGCCGACGACCGCGCCTGCACCAACCCGTACGACTACAACAACGACGGCGTCGTCGACGCGGTCTGCGAGGGCGACACCCGGAAGAACGGCTTCTACGGCGAGGGCGTCACCGACGCTCTGGACGCGGTACGCCGCTGA
- a CDS encoding lysoplasmalogenase, giving the protein MTTDQFRTTTPPAPRAALTAKVLVAAFALALLTDLGSLVAEAETGHRIAKPLLMPLIAAFVVVRGGPRLLVVALLFGWGGDVFLLSGADWAFLVGMASFAVGHVCYLALFAAVRGSAVPPRWTAPVYGTALVVFVVLLWPGLPAELRVPVAGYAALLTVMARQSTALGLLAGLGGALFLVSDLIIATGVADWPQLPEPDFWIMLIYSAGQSLLALGVLGVLARTTDGTEPRR; this is encoded by the coding sequence GTGACCACCGATCAGTTCCGTACGACGACTCCGCCGGCACCCCGCGCCGCGCTCACCGCCAAGGTGCTCGTCGCCGCCTTCGCCCTGGCGCTCCTGACCGATCTCGGTTCGCTCGTCGCCGAAGCCGAGACGGGCCACCGGATCGCCAAACCGCTGCTGATGCCGCTGATCGCCGCCTTTGTCGTGGTACGCGGCGGTCCGAGGCTGCTGGTCGTCGCGCTGCTCTTCGGCTGGGGCGGGGACGTGTTCCTGCTCTCCGGGGCGGACTGGGCCTTCCTGGTCGGAATGGCCTCCTTCGCCGTGGGACACGTCTGCTATCTCGCGCTCTTCGCCGCCGTCCGCGGCAGCGCCGTACCTCCGCGGTGGACCGCACCGGTCTACGGCACCGCCCTGGTCGTCTTCGTGGTCCTGCTCTGGCCCGGTCTCCCGGCCGAACTGCGGGTCCCCGTCGCCGGATACGCGGCCCTTCTGACGGTCATGGCACGGCAGTCGACCGCCCTCGGCCTGCTCGCCGGGCTCGGCGGCGCGCTCTTCCTCGTCTCCGACCTGATCATCGCCACCGGCGTCGCCGACTGGCCGCAGCTCCCGGAGCCCGACTTCTGGATCATGCTGATCTACAGCGCGGGGCAGTCGCTGCTGGCCCTCGGAGTGCTCGGCGTACTCGCCCGGACCACGGACGGCACGGAGCCCCGGCGGTAG
- a CDS encoding sterol desaturase family protein — translation MPNLPDVVLWSIPAFVLLTAVELVSYRLRPDERSAGYETRDAVTSVSMGLGSIAFDFLWKIPIVAIYTAVYELTPARVPAVWWTVPLMLLVQDFLYYWSHRGHHRVRILWACHVVHHSSRKFNLTTALRQPWTTWTVWPFYLPMIALGVHPAAVAFCSSVNLVYQFWVHTERIGRLPRPFEYVLNTPSHHRVHHASQGSYLDRNFGGILILWDRLFGSFTAETERPVYGLTKDIDTYNPLRVATHEYAAVARDLRAADSWRERAGRLLRGPGWRPAPPPPVPQAAPSPPAAVPAQPVPQAVSASPPDPGPPSPAPETPAGRAA, via the coding sequence ATGCCGAACCTGCCCGATGTCGTGCTGTGGTCGATACCGGCCTTTGTGCTGCTCACGGCCGTGGAGCTGGTGAGCTACCGGCTCCGCCCCGACGAACGGTCGGCCGGCTACGAGACCCGTGACGCGGTCACCAGCGTGAGCATGGGCCTCGGCAGCATCGCCTTCGACTTCCTCTGGAAGATCCCGATCGTCGCGATCTACACGGCGGTGTACGAACTGACCCCGGCCCGCGTTCCGGCGGTGTGGTGGACCGTTCCGCTGATGCTGCTCGTCCAGGACTTCCTGTACTACTGGTCCCACCGCGGCCACCACCGGGTGCGGATCCTGTGGGCCTGCCATGTCGTCCACCACTCCAGCCGGAAGTTCAACCTGACCACCGCGCTGCGCCAGCCTTGGACCACCTGGACGGTATGGCCGTTCTATCTGCCGATGATCGCCCTCGGGGTGCACCCGGCGGCGGTCGCCTTCTGTTCGTCGGTCAATCTCGTCTATCAGTTCTGGGTGCACACGGAGCGGATCGGCAGACTACCGAGGCCCTTCGAGTACGTCCTGAACACGCCCTCGCACCACCGGGTCCACCACGCCTCACAGGGGAGCTACCTGGACCGCAACTTCGGCGGCATCCTCATCCTCTGGGACCGGCTCTTCGGTTCGTTCACGGCCGAGACCGAACGGCCCGTCTACGGGCTGACCAAGGACATCGACACCTACAACCCGCTGCGGGTCGCCACCCACGAGTACGCGGCCGTCGCCCGCGATCTGCGGGCGGCGGACTCCTGGCGCGAGCGCGCGGGCCGGCTGCTGCGCGGCCCGGGCTGGCGGCCCGCGCCGCCCCCACCCGTACCGCAGGCCGCTCCGTCCCCGCCGGCGGCCGTACCGGCGCAGCCCGTACCGCAGGCCGTTTCGGCTTCTCCACCGGACCCCGGTCCGCCCTCCCCGGCCCCCGAGACCCCCGCAGGACGTGCCGCGTGA
- a CDS encoding VIT1/CCC1 transporter family protein: protein MTYDTTGGAAPEPPPQPHHEPHDTGLGTRLNWLRAAVLGANDGIVSTAGLVVGVAGATGDRSALLTSGLAGLLAGSMSMAAGEYVSVSTQRDSEKAALAVERRELREEPEAELEELTTLLTERGLTRDIAREAAVQLTERDALRAHARVELGIDPDALANPWHAAGASFLAFTAGALLPLLAMVLPPADVRLAVTVGSVLAALVITGWWSARLGAARPGTAILRNTGGGALAMAVTYAAGSLLGAVGA, encoded by the coding sequence ATGACGTACGACACCACCGGGGGAGCGGCCCCGGAACCCCCGCCGCAACCGCACCACGAGCCCCATGACACCGGTCTCGGCACCCGGCTCAACTGGCTGCGCGCCGCCGTCCTCGGCGCCAACGACGGCATCGTCTCCACCGCCGGGCTCGTCGTCGGCGTCGCGGGCGCTACCGGTGACCGGTCGGCGCTGCTCACCTCGGGACTGGCCGGACTGCTCGCCGGGTCCATGTCCATGGCGGCGGGCGAGTATGTCTCCGTCTCCACCCAGCGCGACTCCGAGAAGGCCGCCCTCGCCGTCGAGAGGCGCGAGCTGCGGGAGGAGCCCGAGGCCGAACTCGAGGAGCTGACCACCCTGCTGACGGAGCGCGGACTCACCCGCGATATCGCCAGGGAGGCCGCGGTCCAGCTCACCGAGCGCGACGCGCTGCGCGCCCACGCCCGGGTGGAGCTGGGCATCGACCCGGACGCGCTGGCCAACCCCTGGCACGCGGCCGGTGCCAGCTTTCTCGCGTTCACCGCCGGGGCGCTGCTGCCGCTGCTGGCGATGGTGCTGCCCCCGGCGGACGTCCGGCTCGCCGTGACGGTCGGCTCGGTGCTCGCCGCCCTCGTGATCACCGGCTGGTGGAGCGCCCGGCTCGGCGCGGCCCGGCCCGGGACCGCGATCCTCCGGAACACCGGCGGCGGGGCGCTGGCGATGGCGGTGACATACGCGGCGGGGTCGCTGCTCGGCGCGGTGGGGGCGTGA
- a CDS encoding DEDDh family exonuclease, whose amino-acid sequence MLDDSAATADIWPTAYPEGYAVVDVETTGLARDDRIVSAAVYRLDARGEVEDHWYTLVNPERDPGPVWIHGLTHEVLAGAPLFADIADAFAERLADRVLVAHNALFDWSMIAREYARAGRTAPVSRRLCTIALAKELSLPLPNHKLESLAAHFGVVQQRAHHALDDARVLAEAFRPSLRAAARDGVRLPLLECRPLTEWSDSPAGGARVGHQSSYGHRPPGSASYGTYGTWRPSRKRPACPYPNPGRYVAGQPLKQGMRVAFSGDTSVDRELLEDRAFDAGLHIAGSVSRLTSLLVTNDPDSVTSKAAKAKAYGTPVLDEAAFTQLLRDVAPADGPAGPGRSGGAVG is encoded by the coding sequence ATGCTCGACGACAGCGCGGCGACAGCGGATATCTGGCCCACCGCATACCCCGAGGGGTATGCGGTGGTCGATGTGGAGACCACCGGACTCGCCCGTGACGACCGGATAGTCTCCGCCGCCGTCTACCGGCTGGACGCCCGGGGCGAGGTCGAGGACCACTGGTACACGCTGGTCAACCCGGAGCGGGACCCCGGCCCGGTGTGGATCCACGGGCTGACCCACGAGGTGCTGGCGGGCGCTCCGCTCTTCGCCGATATCGCCGACGCGTTCGCCGAGCGGCTCGCGGACCGGGTGCTCGTCGCCCACAACGCCCTCTTCGACTGGTCCATGATCGCCCGGGAGTACGCCCGGGCGGGCCGCACCGCACCGGTCAGCCGGAGGCTGTGCACGATCGCGCTCGCCAAGGAGCTGAGCCTGCCGCTGCCCAACCACAAACTGGAGTCGCTGGCGGCGCACTTCGGCGTCGTCCAGCAGCGCGCCCACCATGCGCTGGACGATGCCCGGGTGCTGGCGGAGGCCTTCCGGCCGAGTCTGCGGGCGGCCGCACGCGACGGGGTGCGGCTGCCGTTGCTGGAGTGCCGCCCGCTCACGGAGTGGTCGGACTCCCCGGCCGGCGGCGCCCGCGTCGGCCATCAGTCGTCGTACGGGCACCGGCCGCCGGGCTCCGCCTCCTACGGCACCTACGGCACCTGGCGGCCGTCCCGGAAGCGGCCCGCCTGCCCCTATCCGAACCCCGGCCGGTATGTGGCGGGGCAGCCGCTGAAGCAGGGCATGCGGGTGGCCTTCTCCGGTGACACCTCCGTCGACCGCGAGCTGCTGGAGGACCGGGCCTTCGACGCGGGTCTGCACATCGCGGGCAGCGTCTCCCGGCTGACCAGTCTGCTGGTGACCAATGACCCGGATTCGGTGACCTCCAAGGCGGCCAAGGCCAAGGCTTACGGCACTCCGGTGCTCGACGAGGCCGCGTTCACGCAGCTGCTGCGGGATGTGGCCCCGGCCGACGGACCGGCCGGGCCCGGCCGGTCCGGGGGCGCAGTCGGGTGA
- a CDS encoding SURF1 family protein, whose protein sequence is MYRFLLTRQWVCLTLIGLVLIPAMIELGFWQFHRHERRVEQNALIARNLDAAPVPVTELTSPGHRVPRSDYWRGAVATGTFDTSGEVVVRRRTDADERVGYHVLTPLVLTDGRVVLVNRGWVPSATDPTAFPEVPAPPRGTVTVSGRLKADETTKASGIKDLAGLPPRQVMLINSEQQAKLLGKEVLGGYLELTGPEPAGGLPKVIPSPDHESIGAHMAYAVQWWLFTFAVPVGWVILVRREVRDRRAAAAKKTGEAGEPGEAGEAGAPGEAGTTEATGATGATEAEEPKEPATA, encoded by the coding sequence GTGTACCGCTTCCTGTTGACCCGGCAGTGGGTGTGCCTCACCCTCATCGGCCTCGTTCTCATCCCCGCGATGATCGAGCTGGGCTTCTGGCAGTTCCATCGCCATGAGCGCCGAGTCGAGCAGAACGCGCTCATCGCCCGGAACCTCGACGCGGCGCCGGTCCCGGTCACCGAGCTGACCTCCCCCGGCCACCGGGTCCCCCGTTCGGACTACTGGCGCGGGGCCGTCGCCACCGGCACCTTCGACACCTCGGGCGAAGTCGTCGTCCGCCGCCGTACCGACGCCGACGAACGGGTCGGCTACCACGTACTGACCCCGCTGGTCCTCACCGACGGCCGGGTCGTCCTGGTCAACCGCGGCTGGGTGCCGTCGGCCACCGACCCCACGGCCTTCCCCGAGGTGCCCGCCCCGCCCCGGGGCACGGTGACCGTCAGCGGCCGGCTCAAGGCCGATGAGACGACGAAGGCCAGCGGGATCAAGGACCTCGCCGGGCTGCCGCCGCGCCAGGTGATGCTGATCAACAGCGAGCAGCAGGCGAAGCTGCTGGGCAAGGAGGTGCTCGGCGGCTATCTGGAGCTGACCGGCCCCGAGCCCGCGGGCGGTCTGCCCAAGGTGATCCCCTCACCGGACCACGAATCCATCGGCGCTCATATGGCCTATGCCGTGCAGTGGTGGCTGTTCACCTTCGCCGTACCGGTCGGATGGGTGATCCTGGTCCGCCGCGAGGTCCGCGACCGGCGCGCGGCGGCGGCCAAGAAGACCGGGGAGGCCGGAGAGCCGGGAGAGGCCGGGGAGGCCGGAGCACCGGGGGAGGCCGGGACCACGGAGGCCACCGGGGCCACAGGGGCCACCGAGGCGGAGGAGCCCAAGGAGCCCGCGACGGCGTAG
- a CDS encoding glycoside hydrolase family 15 protein, with the protein MTLRIEDYALIGDLHTAALVGTDGSVDWLCLPRFDSGACFAALLGSKENGHWRIAPKGSERCTSRCYLGDSLVLETRWETRTGTVKVTDFMPQRDITPDVIRIVEGVSGTVELESVLRLRFDHGSIVPWMRRADGHRVAVAGPDSVWLRSEPPVRTWGQQFSTVSSFSVGEGERVAFVLSWHPSHEQRPDLIDPHEALRCSLADWARWSDSCRARGPYREAVVRSLITLKALTYAPTGGIVAAPTTSLPEEIGGVRNWDYRYCWLRDSTLTLEALLAAGYKEEAAAWRDWLLRAVAGDPADLQIMYGLGGERRLPETELTWLGGYAGSAPVRTGNAAVDQLQLDVYGEVMDSLFLAAQQGIPGERHTWFIQLSLLGFLESKWREPDEGLWEVRGPRQHFVHSKVMAWVAADRAVRTLEADPSLRGDIDRWRAMRDEVHREVCEKGYDPVRNTFTQYYGSRALDAATLLIPRVGFLPPGDPRVVGTVDAVREELGAHGGLVRRYSTEGASVDGLPGREGAFLACSFWLVDALRMTGRTGEARKLFDYLLTLRNDVGLLAEEYDPVGRRQLGNFPQAFSHIALVTTALALMDEDEEK; encoded by the coding sequence GTGACCCTACGCATCGAGGACTACGCCCTCATCGGCGATCTCCACACGGCGGCCCTCGTCGGCACCGACGGCTCCGTGGACTGGCTCTGTCTGCCCCGCTTCGACTCCGGCGCCTGCTTCGCCGCGCTGCTCGGGAGCAAGGAGAACGGTCACTGGCGCATCGCCCCCAAGGGCTCCGAGCGCTGTACCTCCCGCTGTTACCTCGGCGACTCCCTCGTCCTCGAAACCCGCTGGGAGACCCGTACCGGCACGGTGAAGGTGACCGACTTCATGCCGCAGCGGGACATCACCCCCGATGTGATCCGGATCGTGGAGGGCGTCAGCGGAACCGTCGAGCTGGAGTCCGTTCTGCGGCTCCGCTTCGACCACGGTTCGATCGTCCCGTGGATGCGCCGCGCCGACGGCCACCGGGTGGCCGTCGCCGGCCCCGACTCGGTGTGGCTGCGCAGCGAACCGCCGGTCCGGACCTGGGGGCAGCAGTTCAGCACGGTGTCGTCGTTCTCCGTCGGCGAGGGCGAACGGGTGGCGTTCGTCCTGAGCTGGCACCCCTCCCACGAACAGCGGCCCGACCTCATCGACCCCCACGAGGCGCTCCGGTGCAGTCTCGCGGACTGGGCCCGGTGGTCGGACTCCTGCCGGGCCCGGGGCCCTTACCGGGAGGCGGTGGTCCGCTCCCTGATCACCCTCAAGGCCCTCACCTACGCCCCCACCGGCGGTATCGTCGCCGCGCCCACCACCTCCCTGCCGGAGGAGATCGGGGGCGTACGGAACTGGGACTACCGCTACTGCTGGCTGCGGGACTCCACCCTCACCCTCGAAGCCCTGCTCGCCGCCGGATACAAGGAGGAGGCGGCGGCCTGGCGGGACTGGCTGCTGCGGGCGGTGGCGGGCGATCCGGCGGACCTCCAGATCATGTACGGGCTCGGCGGGGAGCGCCGGCTGCCCGAGACGGAGCTCACCTGGCTCGGCGGCTATGCCGGCTCCGCCCCCGTACGCACCGGGAACGCGGCCGTCGACCAGCTTCAGCTCGATGTGTACGGGGAGGTGATGGACTCCCTCTTCCTCGCCGCCCAGCAGGGCATCCCGGGCGAGCGGCACACCTGGTTCATCCAGCTGAGCCTGCTGGGGTTCCTGGAGTCCAAGTGGCGGGAGCCGGACGAGGGGCTGTGGGAGGTCCGGGGGCCGCGGCAGCACTTCGTCCACTCCAAGGTCATGGCCTGGGTGGCGGCGGACCGTGCCGTGCGGACCCTGGAGGCCGATCCGTCGCTCCGCGGCGATATCGACCGGTGGCGGGCGATGCGGGACGAGGTGCACCGGGAGGTCTGCGAGAAGGGGTACGACCCGGTGCGCAACACCTTCACCCAGTACTACGGCTCGCGAGCGCTGGACGCGGCGACCCTGCTGATCCCCCGGGTCGGCTTTCTGCCCCCCGGCGATCCCCGGGTCGTCGGCACCGTCGACGCGGTCCGCGAGGAACTGGGCGCGCACGGCGGTCTGGTCCGCCGTTACAGCACCGAAGGCGCGTCCGTGGACGGGCTCCCCGGCCGTGAGGGCGCCTTCCTGGCCTGCTCGTTCTGGCTGGTGGACGCGTTGCGGATGACGGGCCGCACCGGGGAGGCCCGGAAGCTGTTCGACTATCTGCTCACACTCCGCAATGACGTGGGGCTGCTCGCCGAGGAGTACGACCCGGTAGGGCGGCGCCAGTTGGGAAACTTCCCCCAGGCCTTCAGCCATATCGCCCTGGTGACCACCGCCCTCGCGCTGATGGACGAGGACGAGGAAAAATAG
- a CDS encoding SDR family oxidoreductase, which yields MDLGLKDRVYVVTGGSRGLGNASARALVAEGAKVVVSGRDEETVLDAAAELGPDAVGVAVDNADPEGAERLLAAARAHFGRVDGVLISVGGPPPGSATDNTDEQWRTAFETVFLGAVRLARAAVAALAEDGDGGVIGFVLSGSVHEPIPGLAVSNGLRPGLAGFAKSLADEVGPRGIRVVGLLPARIDTDRVRELDELTGDADTARAGNESRIPLRRYGTPEEFGRVAAFVLSPAASYLTGVMLPVDGGARRGF from the coding sequence ATGGATCTTGGACTGAAGGACCGTGTGTACGTCGTCACCGGGGGCTCCCGGGGACTCGGCAACGCCTCCGCGCGGGCGCTGGTGGCCGAGGGTGCGAAGGTGGTGGTCTCCGGGCGGGACGAGGAGACCGTCCTGGACGCGGCCGCCGAACTGGGGCCGGACGCGGTGGGCGTCGCCGTCGACAACGCCGACCCCGAAGGTGCGGAACGGCTGCTGGCGGCGGCCCGGGCCCACTTCGGGCGGGTCGACGGCGTACTGATCAGCGTCGGCGGGCCGCCGCCGGGTTCCGCCACGGACAATACGGATGAACAGTGGCGTACGGCTTTCGAGACCGTGTTCCTCGGCGCGGTCAGGCTGGCCCGGGCGGCCGTGGCCGCCCTCGCCGAGGATGGCGACGGGGGCGTTATCGGATTTGTCCTCTCCGGCTCCGTCCATGAGCCGATCCCCGGTCTGGCCGTCTCCAACGGTCTGCGGCCCGGCCTGGCGGGTTTCGCCAAGTCCCTGGCGGACGAGGTCGGTCCGCGGGGCATCCGGGTGGTGGGCCTGCTGCCCGCGCGCATCGACACCGACCGGGTACGCGAACTCGACGAACTGACGGGCGACGCGGACACGGCACGGGCGGGCAACGAATCGCGTATTCCGCTGCGGAGGTACGGGACGCCGGAGGAGTTCGGCCGGGTGGCGGCGTTCGTGCTGTCACCGGCGGCGTCCTATCTCACGGGCGTCATGCTCCCGGTGGACGGCGGCGCGCGGCGGGGCTTCTAG
- a CDS encoding PLP-dependent aminotransferase family protein, with product MTPDPAGLADRLGRWSAGRGPLYLLLAARLRRLIDEGELPPGAALPPDRMFAAALAVGRGTVVAAYEQLRDEGRIVRRRGSGTRVAGPARPEPRDTTGAPVFLHLLEPRDDTTILLACAAPAAPPPALLTAYQRALTRLAAVSGDIGYHPSGIGELRRAIADHYTRRGAPTGPEQILVTNGGQQALSLLARAFVEPGGPVLVEAPTYPGALETFREHAAVLRTLPVGLDGFEAAVRTPGRRPDLAYLTATHHNPTGAVLPPLARRRLAAAAAAAGVPLVDDEVLAQLVFPGAEVPPPLAVHDDGVISVGSLSKSVWGGLRIGWIRARRPVIDRLARLRAVHDLGGNLPAQFAAAELLPELGRLCRDSAAERLARHDHLRAELARRLPRWEVPAVTGGQTLWIRLPHGDGDSFAQAALRHGVAVLPGSGLDAAGGGAAFIRVHFLAAPEVLTEAVHRLATAWHTYAGGAPPEPAPRSLAI from the coding sequence ATGACGCCGGACCCCGCCGGACTCGCCGACCGTCTGGGCCGGTGGTCGGCGGGCCGCGGCCCGCTCTATCTGCTGCTCGCGGCCCGGCTGCGCCGACTGATCGACGAGGGCGAACTGCCGCCGGGCGCCGCGCTCCCGCCCGACCGGATGTTCGCCGCCGCGCTCGCGGTCGGCCGCGGAACCGTCGTCGCCGCGTACGAGCAGCTGCGGGACGAGGGCCGGATCGTCCGGCGCCGGGGGAGCGGTACCCGGGTGGCCGGCCCGGCCCGGCCGGAACCGCGGGACACCACCGGGGCGCCGGTCTTCCTGCACCTCCTGGAACCCCGGGACGATACGACCATCCTCCTGGCCTGTGCCGCCCCGGCGGCGCCCCCGCCCGCGCTGCTGACCGCCTACCAGCGGGCCCTGACCCGGCTGGCCGCCGTCAGCGGCGATATCGGATACCACCCTTCGGGCATCGGGGAGCTGCGCCGCGCGATCGCCGACCACTACACCCGGCGCGGGGCGCCGACCGGCCCCGAACAGATCCTCGTCACCAACGGCGGGCAGCAGGCACTCTCCCTGCTCGCCCGGGCCTTCGTCGAGCCCGGCGGCCCGGTGCTGGTCGAGGCCCCCACCTATCCGGGGGCGCTGGAGACGTTCCGGGAGCATGCCGCCGTGCTGCGGACCCTGCCGGTCGGTCTCGACGGCTTCGAGGCGGCGGTCCGCACCCCCGGCCGCCGCCCCGACCTGGCCTATCTCACGGCGACCCATCACAATCCGACCGGCGCGGTCCTGCCGCCCCTGGCCCGGCGGCGGCTCGCCGCGGCCGCGGCGGCGGCGGGTGTTCCGCTCGTCGACGACGAGGTCCTCGCCCAGCTGGTCTTCCCCGGCGCGGAGGTGCCGCCGCCGCTCGCGGTCCACGACGACGGTGTCATCTCCGTGGGGTCGCTCAGCAAAAGTGTCTGGGGCGGGCTGCGCATCGGCTGGATCCGGGCCCGCCGCCCTGTGATCGACCGGCTGGCCCGGCTCCGGGCCGTGCACGACCTCGGCGGCAACCTGCCCGCACAGTTCGCCGCGGCCGAGCTGCTGCCGGAGCTCGGCCGACTGTGCCGGGACAGCGCGGCGGAACGGCTGGCCCGCCACGACCACCTCCGGGCCGAGCTGGCCCGGCGGCTGCCGCGGTGGGAGGTCCCCGCCGTCACCGGCGGGCAGACGCTGTGGATCCGGCTGCCCCACGGCGACGGCGATTCGTTCGCCCAGGCCGCCCTGCGGCACGGGGTCGCGGTGCTGCCGGGCAGTGGGCTGGACGCGGCCGGTGGCGGCGCCGCCTTCATCCGCGTGCACTTCCTCGCGGCCCCGGAGGTTCTGACGGAAGCGGTCCACCGGCTCGCCACCGCATGGCACACCTATGCGGGCGGGGCGCCACCGGAGCCCGCGCCCCGCTCCCTGGCGATCTGA
- a CDS encoding cupin domain-containing protein — MSTRQHLPGSTPAVVSIPEAVAALPGPFQHRNLAMVNDTTVVRLSRVEGAFPWHHHEEDELFLCWDGTLRIELEDRDPVVLRPGDLFVIPRMLRHRPVAEAPAHVLLIEHPDTKQYGN, encoded by the coding sequence ATGAGCACTCGTCAGCACCTCCCCGGCAGCACACCGGCCGTCGTTTCGATCCCCGAGGCCGTCGCCGCGCTGCCCGGCCCCTTCCAGCACCGCAATCTGGCGATGGTGAACGACACCACGGTCGTCCGGCTGTCCCGGGTGGAGGGCGCGTTCCCCTGGCACCATCACGAGGAGGACGAGCTGTTCCTCTGCTGGGACGGCACCCTCCGCATCGAACTGGAGGACCGGGATCCGGTGGTTCTGCGCCCGGGCGACCTGTTCGTCATCCCCCGCATGCTGCGCCACCGCCCGGTGGCCGAGGCTCCCGCGCATGTCCTGCTGATCGAGCATCCGGATACCAAGCAGTACGGCAACTGA